Proteins co-encoded in one Bremerella sp. TYQ1 genomic window:
- the moaC gene encoding cyclic pyranopterin monophosphate synthase MoaC → MADFTHIDSSGAARMVDVGPKQATLREAIAEACVKMQADTGEAIRESRNKKGEVLQVARLAGIMAAKRTDELIPLCHGLPLESVEVGFEFTDPTTLIITAAAKVTAKTGVEMEAMTAASVAALTVYDMCKAIDRGMEILHVRLIKKTGGKSGTYQRAKES, encoded by the coding sequence ATGGTTGATGTTGGGCCAAAACAAGCGACATTGCGAGAAGCAATCGCTGAGGCGTGCGTGAAAATGCAGGCTGATACGGGAGAGGCCATCCGCGAAAGCCGAAATAAGAAAGGGGAAGTGCTCCAAGTTGCCCGTCTGGCAGGAATTATGGCTGCCAAGCGAACGGACGAGTTAATCCCTTTATGCCATGGCCTGCCGCTGGAGAGTGTGGAAGTCGGATTTGAGTTTACTGATCCGACAACGCTCATTATTACAGCGGCAGCCAAAGTAACGGCAAAAACTGGTGTGGAAATGGAAGCGATGACGGCTGCGTCCGTTGCCGCACTGACCGTTTACGACATGTGCAAAGCCATTGATCGAGGCATGGAGATTCTTCACGTTCGGCTGATCAAGAAAACCGGCGGCAAGTCGGGGACGTATCAGCGAGCGAAAGAATCGTAA
- a CDS encoding polyprenyl synthetase family protein, with product MNPANQTPAAPSAEALMRCYGGIGSDLAEVEAILKREMSSKFPKVSDIVSYGYLLGGKRLRPALLLLCGQAFGEVTADHHKLGAVMEMVHTATLIHDDVLDGAETRRHLETIHQRWGTESSVLVGDFLFTHAFYLASTLPTTMAARKIGQATNVVCEGELRQITTKGRFDLKEEEYLSIIEAKTAVLCQCACELGAIYANASEEASQQAAEYGRCLGIAFQIVDDLLDIEGDSDRTGKTLGTDLAQRKPTLPIIHALKVASEETKAEMLSALEAEEPDVAQVMGWIEEFDSAAYARETAIRYVETALAAISQWPEGDATTALRQLAEFVLKRCY from the coding sequence GTGAATCCTGCGAATCAGACTCCAGCTGCTCCGAGTGCAGAAGCATTGATGCGTTGCTACGGCGGGATCGGCAGCGACCTGGCCGAGGTCGAAGCGATCCTCAAGCGGGAGATGTCTTCCAAGTTTCCCAAAGTCAGCGATATCGTTTCGTATGGCTACTTGCTGGGTGGAAAACGTCTCCGCCCTGCTCTGCTTTTGCTTTGCGGTCAGGCATTTGGTGAAGTCACCGCTGATCATCACAAGCTGGGCGCTGTGATGGAGATGGTACACACAGCGACGTTAATTCATGACGACGTACTCGACGGAGCAGAAACACGTCGACATCTGGAAACCATCCATCAACGCTGGGGAACAGAATCGAGCGTTCTCGTCGGCGACTTTCTATTCACGCATGCGTTTTACCTGGCGAGCACATTGCCTACGACCATGGCAGCACGCAAGATCGGTCAGGCCACCAACGTGGTTTGCGAGGGCGAACTCCGTCAGATCACGACCAAAGGACGCTTCGACCTGAAGGAAGAAGAATACCTTTCAATCATCGAAGCAAAGACCGCAGTACTTTGTCAGTGTGCGTGCGAGCTAGGGGCGATTTACGCGAACGCTTCGGAAGAAGCGAGCCAACAAGCGGCTGAGTATGGTCGTTGTCTAGGAATCGCTTTTCAGATTGTCGACGACCTGCTGGACATCGAAGGCGATTCTGATCGAACCGGCAAGACGCTCGGTACCGATTTGGCTCAGCGCAAACCAACGCTCCCGATCATCCATGCTTTGAAAGTCGCCTCTGAAGAAACAAAAGCTGAAATGCTGTCCGCACTCGAAGCGGAAGAGCCTGACGTGGCTCAGGTCATGGGGTGGATCGAAGAGTTCGACAGCGCCGCTTATGCCCGCGAGACGGCAATTCGATACGTCGAAACGGCTTTGGCTGCCATTTCTCAGTGGCCCGAAGGAGACGCGACGACAGCATTGCGACAATTAGCAGAGTTCGTACTCAAACGTTGCTATTAG
- the nrdR gene encoding transcriptional regulator NrdR codes for MRCPFCRADNDRVIDSRASQDSFSIRRRRECLGCKRRYTTYERVEELDIKIVKKDNVREPFHPEKIKRGLSLACWKRPISEAQIEAIVAAVESEIYSQYEGEVESRQIGEMVMRHLHAIDQVAYVRFASVYREFKDVRDFVDELQPMLKKYAPSVPKPSS; via the coding sequence ATGCGATGCCCGTTCTGTCGAGCCGACAACGACCGTGTGATTGATTCACGCGCTAGCCAGGACAGTTTCTCGATTCGGCGCCGACGCGAATGTCTCGGCTGCAAGCGGCGTTATACCACGTACGAGCGCGTCGAAGAACTTGACATCAAGATTGTCAAGAAGGACAACGTCCGAGAACCGTTTCATCCCGAAAAGATCAAACGCGGCTTGTCACTTGCTTGTTGGAAACGGCCCATTAGCGAAGCTCAGATTGAAGCGATCGTCGCGGCCGTCGAAAGCGAGATTTATTCGCAGTACGAAGGGGAAGTTGAAAGCCGCCAAATTGGCGAGATGGTCATGCGGCATCTGCACGCGATCGATCAAGTCGCTTACGTCCGCTTTGCCAGCGTCTATCGCGAATTCAAAGATGTCCGCGATTTCGTCGACGAGCTTCAGCCCATGCTGAAAAAGTATGCCCCCAGTGTGCCGAAGCCCTCCTCGTAA
- a CDS encoding deoxyribonuclease IV, producing the protein MPLIGAHMSIAGGYYKAVDAAAAVDMNVVQLFCKNNNQWRAKTITDKDVSLFQDALAKHNVGAPLCHASYLINIASPKDELWEKSIEALKVELERCETLGIPNLVFHPGAYVDSSLEEGIDRIVQAIDRVYADLPDCPVTLLLETTAGQGSCIGHKFEHLQSILVGVKEGERVAVCLDTCHIFAAGYPISEEKDFKATFKDFNKLIGFDKLRAIHLNDSKKELGSRVDRHDHIGEGKIGVEAFRHMLNDRRFKKIPMYLETPKGEEDGVLHDAKNLATLRSLIQ; encoded by the coding sequence ATGCCCCTTATTGGTGCCCACATGTCGATCGCCGGCGGCTATTACAAGGCCGTCGATGCCGCCGCTGCCGTCGATATGAATGTCGTTCAGCTTTTCTGTAAGAACAACAATCAGTGGCGAGCCAAGACGATTACCGATAAGGACGTTTCTCTGTTTCAGGATGCTTTGGCGAAGCACAACGTCGGAGCGCCGCTTTGCCATGCTTCGTACCTGATCAACATCGCCTCGCCGAAAGATGAATTGTGGGAGAAGTCGATTGAAGCTTTGAAAGTCGAGCTTGAGCGTTGTGAGACGCTGGGCATTCCGAACCTTGTGTTTCATCCTGGCGCGTACGTCGACTCTTCGCTGGAAGAAGGTATCGACCGGATCGTCCAGGCAATCGATCGTGTTTACGCCGATCTGCCGGATTGCCCTGTCACACTGCTACTGGAAACGACCGCCGGGCAGGGAAGCTGCATCGGGCACAAGTTCGAGCACCTTCAATCGATTCTCGTAGGAGTGAAAGAAGGGGAGCGTGTTGCCGTTTGCCTCGATACGTGCCACATCTTCGCGGCTGGCTATCCGATTTCGGAAGAGAAGGACTTCAAAGCAACGTTTAAAGACTTCAACAAGCTGATTGGTTTCGACAAGCTGAGAGCGATTCACTTGAACGACAGCAAGAAGGAGCTTGGATCGCGTGTCGATCGGCACGATCATATCGGCGAAGGGAAGATCGGCGTTGAAGCCTTTCGGCATATGCTCAACGACCGGCGATTCAAAAAGATCCCGATGTATCTCGAGACTCCCAAGGGGGAGGAAGATGGCGTGCTGCATGACGCCAAGAACCTGGCCACGCTCCGCTCGTTGATCCAGTAA
- a CDS encoding PH domain-containing protein translates to MDASNPNDAAMDPADHDPKDKFSAGRRRPERGPDETIWSGGYSAVDQSGSFMILGLITAGLIAGGIFFPLILVAIPILWIAQLIRVWWVKMGVSYELTTRRFIHEHGVIKRTTDRIEVIDVDDVTVEQGILDRMFNVGTIRITSSDRTHPELRIPGIKDVKKVALMIDDARQAERDRRGVYIESV, encoded by the coding sequence ATGGACGCCAGCAACCCCAACGATGCTGCCATGGATCCCGCCGATCATGACCCTAAAGACAAATTCTCCGCTGGACGCCGTCGGCCAGAACGCGGACCGGACGAAACGATTTGGTCTGGCGGCTATTCGGCGGTCGACCAAAGTGGCAGTTTCATGATCCTTGGTCTGATTACGGCCGGACTGATTGCCGGGGGGATTTTCTTTCCGCTAATCCTTGTCGCTATCCCAATCTTATGGATTGCTCAGCTCATCCGCGTATGGTGGGTCAAAATGGGGGTTTCGTACGAACTGACAACACGCCGCTTCATCCACGAACATGGCGTAATTAAGCGAACCACCGACCGAATTGAAGTGATCGATGTCGACGACGTCACCGTCGAGCAAGGCATCCTCGATCGGATGTTCAATGTCGGGACGATTCGTATTACATCCAGCGATCGTACGCATCCGGAGCTTCGCATTCCTGGTATCAAGGATGTGAAAAAAGTCGCTCTGATGATTGACGATGCGCGTCAGGCCGAACGAGATCGCCGCGGGGTTTACATCGAATCCGTATAG
- a CDS encoding esterase family protein → MHSFRIAASLLFVGLISCVAFAEPTQRNGDFVVGPDYQIDPDLTDQGNPKGKYFEFSMPLADSKIFDGKDSTLNPKKDVRKERKIFVYVPAAYNDGTKAPILVMFDGPSRLNLVRNALDNLTISKDPKRKLPPMIAIAVQNGGNDGKGSQRGLEYDTMSDRHARFINDEVLLAVLNNAEIKAAYPNLAFTADPWGKAVMGCSSGGAAALTIGWFRPDLFRRLITYSGTFVDQQDDDAPEEKDFPLGAWEYHSSMKLIENSEKKPLRIFTHVSEFDNRANDPEETYHNWVMANRRTAAALKAKGYDYRFIFSKATRHCDKKVYEQTLADTLVWMWDGYEPEAASSN, encoded by the coding sequence ATGCATTCGTTTCGTATCGCTGCTTCCTTGTTGTTTGTTGGCCTGATTTCTTGCGTGGCATTCGCCGAGCCCACTCAACGCAACGGCGATTTTGTCGTGGGGCCTGATTACCAAATCGATCCTGATTTGACTGATCAAGGCAACCCGAAGGGCAAATACTTCGAGTTCTCGATGCCGTTGGCGGACAGCAAAATCTTCGACGGCAAAGATTCGACGTTGAACCCAAAGAAGGATGTTCGCAAAGAGCGAAAGATCTTTGTGTACGTTCCTGCCGCGTACAACGATGGAACTAAGGCTCCCATTCTCGTGATGTTCGATGGACCGAGTCGATTGAACCTAGTTCGGAACGCGTTGGATAATCTAACGATCTCTAAAGACCCCAAACGCAAATTGCCTCCAATGATCGCCATTGCCGTTCAGAATGGGGGCAACGATGGTAAAGGAAGCCAGCGAGGTTTAGAGTACGACACGATGTCGGATCGTCATGCACGATTCATCAACGACGAAGTCTTACTCGCCGTATTGAACAACGCCGAAATCAAAGCGGCCTATCCGAACTTGGCTTTTACTGCAGATCCATGGGGCAAAGCGGTCATGGGTTGCAGTTCCGGAGGGGCAGCGGCGTTGACGATTGGTTGGTTTCGTCCCGACTTGTTTCGTCGTCTGATTACCTACTCGGGTACATTTGTCGATCAGCAAGACGACGATGCACCAGAAGAAAAAGACTTCCCGCTGGGTGCCTGGGAATATCACAGCAGCATGAAGCTGATAGAGAATAGCGAAAAGAAACCATTGCGTATTTTTACGCATGTTTCCGAATTCGATAATCGAGCAAACGACCCTGAAGAGACCTATCACAATTGGGTGATGGCCAATCGCCGAACGGCCGCCGCATTGAAGGCCAAGGGGTACGACTATCGCTTTATTTTCAGCAAAGCGACTCGCCACTGCGATAAGAAGGTCTACGAGCAAACACTTGCGGACACCCTAGTTTGGATGTGGGACGGTTACGAACCAGAAGCCGCTTCGTCCAACTGA
- a CDS encoding DUF1080 domain-containing protein: MHSVSFFVRSWVVFCVSFYAVSQAPQLLRGETPEWQSLFNGKDLSGWQADRHPANFTVVDGTLRACGTDGMSHLFYAGDTDSFVPLKNFELEVVCRGEKNSNSGIFFHTSHELRKGRYLNEGYELQLNSSDREKRKTGSLYAVKDLAESPVDETSWFTVRLRVEGKRIQVWLNDTQTQDYTEPENPVREPGREKRLIDPEGGAIALQAHDPESTFYFRSIRLKRLP; encoded by the coding sequence GTGCATAGCGTTAGCTTTTTCGTTCGCAGCTGGGTCGTGTTCTGTGTATCGTTTTATGCGGTATCACAGGCACCCCAGCTACTTCGAGGCGAAACGCCCGAATGGCAATCGCTATTCAACGGCAAGGATCTCTCAGGCTGGCAAGCAGATCGTCACCCAGCGAACTTCACTGTTGTTGACGGGACGCTTCGAGCATGCGGCACGGATGGAATGTCACATCTTTTCTATGCTGGCGATACCGATTCGTTTGTTCCGCTGAAAAATTTCGAGCTTGAAGTCGTTTGTCGAGGAGAGAAAAATTCCAACTCAGGTATCTTCTTTCATACAAGTCATGAACTGCGGAAGGGAAGATACCTGAACGAAGGATACGAGTTGCAGCTCAATTCCAGCGATCGCGAGAAACGCAAGACAGGCAGTCTTTATGCAGTGAAAGATCTGGCGGAATCGCCTGTCGACGAAACCAGTTGGTTTACCGTTCGGCTTCGCGTGGAAGGAAAGCGGATTCAGGTTTGGCTGAATGATACGCAAACTCAAGACTACACCGAACCTGAGAATCCAGTCCGCGAGCCTGGCCGTGAAAAGCGTCTGATTGATCCCGAGGGAGGGGCGATCGCACTTCAAGCTCACGACCCTGAAAGCACTTTCTACTTCCGGTCCATTCGTCTAAAGCGTCTACCGTAG